AGCTGTGGGGCTGGCGGAGCAGCTACCTCGCCCTCGCGGTCCTCGCGGCCGCCCTGTGCGTGTTCAGCCTGGTCGCGCTGCCCGCGGACGTCCGGGCCGGCGCGGAACCGTACCGGCGGGTGCTCCGGTCACTGGGCGGGCTGTTCACGCGGCCGGTGTTCCTCGGGCGAGGGCTGATCGCGTTCTTCCTCTTCGCCTCGTTCGGCACGCTGTGGAGCGGGCTGGCGCTGCCGCTGGCCGGCGAGCCGTGGCGGCTGAGCGAGGCGCAGATCGGGCTGTTCGGGATCGCCGGGCTGGCCGGCGCGCTGGGCGCCGCGCGGTCCGGCCGCTGGGCCGACGCCGGCCACGGCGCCCGGGTCAGCGGCGTCGCGCTCGCGCTCCTGCTCGGGTCGTGGGTCGCGATCGGGCAGCTCGGCTGGTCACTGGTGCTGCTGATCGCCGGCGTGGTCGTGCTCGACTTCGCCGTCCAGGCCGTGCACGTCGGCAACCAGCACGTCCTCACGAGCGCGTTCCCGGACCGGACCAGCAGCGCGATCGGCGGCTACATGGTCTTCTACTCGCTGGGCTCCGCACTCGGCGCCACCGCGACGACCGCCCTGTTCGACGCCGCGGGCTGGACGACCTGCGCCCTCCTGGGTGCGGCGTTCGCCCTGGGCGCGCTCGGGGCGTGGGCGATCAGCGAACGCGCGCGCGTTCGCCCCGATGTGCTCGTGCGCGCCACCCGCCGGTGACGATTCACCGGCCGCCGGTGCAAGCCCGGACGGGCGTGCGCCAGAAGCCGGCTCCGCTCACCGAAGCGGCAAACACGCCGCCCGCGGCCGTGTTGGCTCTTCCGGGCGGTGAGTTGGCTGTCGCGAGGCGCTGCGCCGCGGCGTGACGCCGTTCACCCGGCCGCTGGCTGGAACAGCTCGACCAGATTGCCGGCCGGGTCGGTGAGCAGGATCTGCCGCCCGCCCGGTCCGGTGACCGGCTCGCCGACGAAGGACACCCCTTCGGCGCGCAGGCGCTCGATCTCCGCGTCCAGTTCCGGGACCACCAGGTGGATCCGGTTGCCTCCACCGTCCATTCCGGACGGTGTGGCCCGCGCGCCGGAGCTCGCCGGGCCGGACAGCAGCAGCCGCAGGGGTCCACGCAGCACGTCGGCGAACGCGGGGGCCGCACTGGTGTTCACCGTGAACCCCAGGTGCCCGGTGTAGAAGTCGACCGCCGCCTGGACGTCGTCGACCAGGTAGCGGACCGAGGCGTGTTCGGTCATCACACTGCTCCTCCGGTCAGGGCCGGCACCAGGTGCCGGACACGGACATCGATCTCCGCGGCCGTCGCGCGGAAACCCTCGTACCCCTCGGGCTCGGGAATGCTCCAGTGCGCCCGCCGCGCCCCCAGCTCCGGGCAGACCTCCCGGGCCTTGTCGCACAACGTGATCACGTGGTCGAACCGGCGCCGCGTCATCGTGCGGACGTCGCGGGGCCTCCCCGAAACCGCCACGCCCAGCTCGCGCATCACGCGCACGGCGGACGGGTGCAGGCGCTCCGCCGGCCGCACCCCGGCGCTCGCCGCCCGCACGCGCCCCTCGGTGTGGTGCCGCAGCAGCGCCTCGGCCATCGGCGACCGCACGCTGTTCCCGGTGCACACGAACAACACGGCGATCCCCCGCCGCACCGGCACCACGCCCTGGCCCAGCGACGGGTGCAGCGCGGCGCCCGCCGCCGCCAGCCCGTCCCCGCACCGGCGCAGGTCGAGGTGGTAGTAGCTGTCCCGGCCGTCGAACGTGCTGCGCGCCGCGGTCACCAGGCCGGCCTCGCGCAGCAGCCGCAGGTGGTAGGACACCAGGTTCTGCGGCTCACCGGTCAGCGCGACCAGTTCGCGGACGCGCAGGTCGCCGCCCGCGAGCAGGCCGAGCAGCTGCCACCGCAGCGGGTGGGCGGCGAGCCGGACGAAATCCGGGACCATCTCCCCATGGTGCATCAAACTGCCTTGATACATCAAGCCGGTTTGACGAGTACCGCCCGCTCGATCTCCGCCGCCAGCAACGACGGCGCCTCCAGGTCCACGAAATGCCCGATGCCCTCCAGCGGCCGCCACTCCACGTCGCAGCCCGCGTCGCGGAAGCTGTCCCGCGCCACGGCCGACGGCAGCGCCTCGTCCTCCAGCCCCCACACCAGCGTCACCGGCACCGGGATCGGGCGGTCGTAGGTGGCGTACAGCCGCGCGCGGGACAGCGGGAACACCAGCGTCGCGAGGATCGCGCGGTAGTAGTCGATCGGCGGGCCCAGATCGGCGGCCGACCGGAACCGGCCGACCAGCTCGTCCACCAGCGCCCGGTCCATCCGGCCCCGCGAGCCCTCCCGCAGCGTGAACGACAGCCGCAGCCCGGCGCGGCCCAGCCGGGTCGTCAGCAGGAACTCCGGCGCGAACGGCACCTGGAACGGCAGCACCCACGGGATCCGCAGCGGTTGCAGCTCCCGGAACGTCAGCGCGGCCCGCACCAGCGTGCGCGGGTGGGTGCAGTTCACCACGACCAGCCGGCTGATCACCGGCCCGAACCGGTGCGCGAAGATCCATCCCAGCGCGCCGCCCCAATCGTGCGCCACCAGCGCGGGCCGGTCCAGCCCGAGCGCCTCGATGAGCAGCCGGACGTCGTCGGTGAGCGTGAACACGTCGTAGCCCCGCCGTGGCCGGTCGCTGCACGGGTAGCCGCGCAGGTCCGGCGCGTACACCCGCAGGCCGTCCAAGGCAGCCATCGTGGGCCGCCACCCGGCCGCGCCCTCCGGGAACCCGTGCAGCAGCAACACCGGCGGGGCGTCGCGCGGGCCGTCGGCCAGCACGTGGAAGTCCAGCCCGTTCGCGGCGACCCGCAGGTGCTCAACCACGGCCGTCCTCCGGGAAGAACCGCTCCGCGCCCGGTTCCACGTGCTTGACCGCGTTCATGTCCTGCCGCAGCCGGGACAGCTGCTGGTAGACCTCCCGCCGGGCCCGGTTCTGGCTGCCCAGCGGCCGGTGCTCGGCGATGGTGTGCCACGGGTTGATCGACAGGCTGTCCGCCCGGGCGCGCTGCTCTGCCGGGTCGAGTTCCTGCCGGTCCAGTACCAGTGTCGCGACCCGCACCGGCGGCGACAGCCGCTCCGGCCACACGATCGAGGCGTCCTCGACCGGCATCCGCCGCGGCTCGGTCTGCACCTGCAGGCACAGGTCGAACCCGGCCTGGCGCTGCGCGAGCGTGGCCCGCAGCGCCTCGGACAGGTAGTCGTCGGACGGGTTCCACGGCGCCCGCCCGCGCGCGCCCCGCGGCACGAACCGGTACTGCATCGCCCGGCCCCGGCCGAGCAGGTACGCCGCGCAGCTCCAGTACGGCGTGTCCAGCGGGCTGCTGTGCGTGCGGGCGTAGAGCCCCTGCATCACCAGGTCGGCGAGGTGGCTGTCCCGCGGGTTCACGAAGTACCACAGCGGCGAGTCGTTCCCGATCTGCCGCTGCAGCTTCGCGTTCTCCACCACGTCCGGGGTGGTGAACGTCGGCGCGCTGATGCCGGTGAGGTCCAGCGTGTGCCGCTCGTCGTCGAGCAGCTTCGGCCCCGGCACCCCGACGAGCTTGACGCCGATGCTGAGCACCCCGTTGTCCTTCAGGTCCGGCGGGGCGAACGGCCCGGGGCCGGCGAAGCGTACCCAGGCCGGGTAGGTCGCCGGGCGCGCGAACAGCCCGTGCCGCACCGGGAACGGCAGATCGTCGTGGATCCGCAGGGAGCCGCGCACCACGCCGTAGGTCTTCGTGTTGCCCGCCCGCAGCGCGTGCCCGTGCGTGTAGTGCCGGTGCAGGAACCGGCTCATCAGGTCGACGATCTCGTCGGTGGCGGCGGCCTCCCCGGGCAGCGGCGTCTCCTCGGCGGGCACCGGCGAGCCGGGCACCCGGCTACGGACCAGCGCGGCCTGCACGAGCGCCTGGACCGGCGGCCGGACCACGGCGTCGAAGGCGGGCCGGACCCACGGGTCGACCCGCCGCTCCGCCGCGACCAGCCCGAGCACCGCGTCGTTGAGCAGTTTCAGCCAGTTCATCACGCCGCCAGGTACCGCAGTGCCGCCACGCCGGGCAGGAAGAAGTACGCGCCGCCACGGACCTGCACGAAGGACGGCAACCCGCTGTGCCGCCGCCGCACCGGGGTGGCCTGCTCGGTGAACAGGGCGCCCCGCCCGTTCTTCGGCGCGACCAGCGGGTCGGCGTCGTCGTGCAGGCCGTTGAACACCGGGCTGTTGATCCAGGTGTGCTGCACGAACTCGTACTGCCGGGCCAGGTTGGCGCTCAGGCACAGGAAGTGCAGCCCGCGTTCGTCCGGGCCGGAACCGTCCGCGCCGGCGATCGTGTAGCTGCGGCCGCGGCGCAGCAGCCGGTGCCGGTTGTTGACCGCCACCGACTTCGCCGAGCCCGGGTCGGGGTCGAGCGAGTCGCGTGGGTTCGCGCGGCGCACGTGCGCGCCCAGCGGGCAGGACAGGCCGTGCGGATCTTCGGCGTGGTAGGCGAAGTCCTGTTCGGCGAGCGCGGGTTCGTCCCGCTCCGGGGCGAGGACGAGCGGCGCGCCGCTGGGCCACCGGCCCACCATCTTGGCCGCGAGCCGCCGGGCGGGCTGCTCGCCGCCCGCCCGCTCGCGCAGGTGCGCCCAGAACCCGTCGACGTCCTGGCGGAGCTGGCGGAACACCAGGTAGCTGCTGTTGCGGCCGAGGTCGGCGGCGCCGTCGGCGGTGCGCGGCAGCAGGCCGCGCGGATCGGCGTCGGCGGGCAACAGCGGCCGTTCGGTGAGCCGCCCGTAGGCGTTGGGGTAGCCGAGGACGAACTCGCCCAGCTCGACGTCGCCGGGCGCGGCCTCCTCCCCCAGGCCGGACAGCTTCGGCTGGGACAGGCCGTCGCGGAAGCCGAACGGCTCGGTCGGGGTGAGCGCGTCGGTGGGCAGCGCGACGGTCAGGGACAGTCCCTCGCTCTCCCGCTTGATCTGGGCTGCGCGCCGCCGCAGCGCGGTCGCGGTCGCCGCGTACACCAGGACCAGCACGTGCACCGGCGTGGTGGACGGCCCGCCCCACGCCCACCGCCGCGGGTCGGCGTCGCCGGAGTCGCCGAGCAGGCGGCTGCGGTGCTCGGTGGTCATGCCCTCGGCGAAGGGCGCCGAGAACGAGTCGGCGACCGCCGCGGGGACGCCGAGCGCGCGCATCCCGGCGGCGGTGAGGGCCACGTTGACCGCGGTCTCGGCCGGCTTGGCCGCCGCCGTGGACACCTGGCCCGCCAGGTTCCGCAGCGCCGCGCGGGCCGCCCGTTCGTCGGTGACGGCGAACAGCAGGAACGTGGCGTGCCGCAGCCCGCCGTAGCCGCGGACGAGCAGGCCCTGGGTGTCGCTGAAGTCGAGGGTCATCACCGGCACCTCACAGCAGGGCCAGCCAGGACCGCGCCGCATCCGCGTCGAGGTCGCGGGTGAGACCGTCCCGGAGGGCGGAGTTGTCGTCGATGTTGCGGGCCGACAGGTCGCCGTAGGCGGAGTACCAGACGGCGGGCAGCTGGTGGGCGCGCAGGTAGGACTTGAAGGCCTGCTCGTCCCGGGCCCCGCCCCACAGCAGCCACCGCGTGCGCGGGTAGCCGACGCCGTTGCTGAACACCGCGTTGAGCCCGGCGGACAGCTTGTCGATGAAGTCGTCCATGTAGCTTTCCAGGCTGCCGTCGTAGTTGCTGGCGAAGACGAGCCTGCGGCCGCCGTCGAGGTAGACCCACCGGGCGAAGTGGATGGTCCGCACCCCGGCCAGGTTGTCGGTGGCGTAGACGTGCCGGTTGAACCAGTCCAGTCCGAACAGGACGGTGCGCAGGGTGAAGTGCCGCACCGGTCCCGGTTTGACGTAGCCGGTGGCGGTGAACGGGTTCTGCACCCGGGTGTCCTCCTGCTGCGTCAGCTCGGCGAGCCGCTCCCGGGACACGGTCGCGTGTTCGGGCTCGTCGCGCAGCTCCTTGAGGCGGATCAGCGCGGCGAGCGCCGGGACGGCCGGCAGCAGCAGCGGCGCGACCGCGGGGACCGCGACCAGGTGCGCGGCCTCGCGCAGGCGGTGCCCCACCGCGGTGGGGGCCGCGGGCCGCAGCGCCCAGGACAGGTCCGGCTGCTGCGCGACGAAGTCCCGGATCGCGCGGTGCACCGCCACCTCGCCGGTGCCCGTCCACTCCGGTTTCTCGTCGAGGAACTGCTCGATGCGTTCCCGCAGCCTCGCCTCGTCCCGGATCCGCGCGAGGCTCCGCCCGGCGCGGTGCACGTACGTCGCGACGGGCGGGATCTCGTGGTCGCGCAGCCACCGCACCCGGCCGCCCGCGGTGCGGGTTTCCGGGTACTCCTCGCACAACCCGAGCAACGCGGACAGCGCGTCGCCGCGGGCGGCGGCGAGGTCGTGCAGGTGGGCCAGCACGGGCGTGTCCAGCTCGGCCATGTAGACCAGCGACTCGCGGCCGTCACCGTCGGGCGGGAGCACGAACACCCGCGCGAAGTGCACCCCGGCCATGTCGCGGAACGGGCCGCCGTCGGAGTCGACGCCCTTGCGCAGCTCGTCCAGCAGTCCGGGCACGTCGCCCTCGTGGCCCTGCCGCAGCGGCGCCCGGATGGTGAGCGGGACCTGGTGCGGCGACGGGCGGGCCGCGGCGCCGGTGCCGGGCCTGCGCAGCAGGAACCAGCCGACCCGGCGCCGCCACAGCCACACCACGCCGAGGTAGAGGTCCTTGGCCACCAGCCGGATCTCGTCCCGCACCCCGCGGGCCACCAGCGAGGTCTTGGAGTAGTCGATGACGACGCACTCCCGGCCGTCCACCCAGCTGTGCCCGGGCGCGACGGCCGCCTTGATCGCGGTCACGCCGACCGGGCCGATGCGGTTCGCCAGGGTCCGGCCCGCGGGGTCGAAGACCTTGCCGCGCCAGGCCACCGACCGGGCGAGGGAGGCGACCAGCCGGTTCACCGGCGTGCCCGGCGCGAGCACCGCGGTGCCGTCCATCGGGCCGTGCGGCACCTCGCCGGGCGGGCTGGCCCGGAACAGCCGGTCCAGCTCGTCGTGGCTCGCGCGCAGCAGCGCGGCCTCGTCCACGACGGTCATGTCCGCACCTCCCACGCGGCGAACGCGTTGTCCACCGTCGCGAGCACCGGCCGCAGGCCCGGGTAGTGCCGGGTGAGGACGGTGGCCATCGAGTTGTCCCGGATCCACGCCAGCCCGGCCTCGGAGTAGACCTGGGGCGTGTAGTACTCGGTGAAGAACCGGTCGCTGTTGAGCCGCCGCGAGGCCATCAGGACGAAGATGCGGAACGCCGTGTCGCTGAACGCGAAGCCCTCCGGGCGGCGCTCGGCGAACATGCCGACCGTGAGGTCGACCTGCTCGATGTCCCCGTCGTAGGCGCGGCGGATCTCCTCGGCCCACTCCGGGTCGGCGGTCAGGTCGCGGAAGTCCCGCGCCGGCGGCAGGTGCAGCAGGCGGCGGAACTCGTTGTACCGCGGCACGCCGAGCTCCCGCGAGCGCAGGATGTCGGTGGCCGCCAGGTCCTGCAGGTGCCCGTCCGGGCGCTGGAACTGCTGCAGGTGCTTGGGGAAGTTGTGCAGCGTGACCAGGCCCGGCGGCAGGGTGCCGAAGGAGTACAGCAGGTCGGTCATCGCGATGCTGTTGAGGACCTTGAGCGCGTTGGCGCCGGCGATGTCGGGGAACTCGCAGTCCAGGATCGTGGCGTCGTCGCCGGCGGAGCGCAGGCTCCAGGTGTCGCGCACCAGCGGGTGCATCCGGTACACCGCGACGAACTCCTCGGTCAGCGCGAACGGCACCCCGTAGTGGTCGGTCGCGCCGCCCGGGATCCCGCTGACCACCTCGCTGCCGCTGATGCGGCCGAACAGCCGGTGCACCCGCTCCCCCGCCAGCCCGAACCAGTTGGCCCGCAGCGCGGCCTTCGTGGTCGGGTGGCTGATCACCGCGGGCGTCCACTCCACGGTGTGGATCTTCGCCAGCAGCGCCGAGGTGACCAGGCGGGCGCGCTGGAACAGCTCCTCGTCCGGCCACGACGGGTACTCGGCGTGCAGCCGGTCGCAGATCGCGTTGTGCTCCAACGTGAACAGCGTGCGCAGCATCTCGGTGCCGAGCCAGAAGCCGGGGACCAGCGCGGGATCGCGGGACGGGTCGTCGGGGATCGGCAGCAGGCCGTTGTCGAGCACCCGCAGCTTGCCCTGCTCGCCGCTGCGCAGCCAGCCCTGCTCCTCGCCGGTGACGCCGTAGATCTGCGAGCCGTCCCACCAGTGGGTGAGCACGTTGACGCGGGTCTGGGGCATCGACGCGCCCGGCGGGCGGGTCGGGTCGCCGGGCGTGCGCATGATGCGCATGGGCTTGTCCGGCCAGGTGTCGTCGTCGGCCAGCGGCACCACCCACGGGTTCTCCGTGGGGCTGGTGCCGTGGCTGAACCAGTCGCGGATCATGAACTGCAGCCACGCGGCCACCAGCGAGTTCACCGACGTGGCAGGCACGAACGTGGTGCGGGTCAGCAGTTTCCGGCTGATCTCGCGCGGGCTCGGCGTGAGCACCGAGTCCTCGGTGGCCGGGGTGATCTTGTCGAGCGGGATGTTGCGGCCGAACCGCGAGCCCGCCATGCCCATCGCGGGCTCGGTCAGGTCGTTGTGGCTGCCGTCGACGGACCGGCTCACCAGGTGGTCCGGCGTGAGCGGCGGCACCGGCGGCGTGCCCATCGCCGGCAGGCGGCTCATGTCGTGCAGGTTCTCCTGGCGCAGCCTGGTGCGCAGGCCGATCAGGTCGAGCAGGCCGAGCGGGACCGGCAGCCGGTCCCAGCCCACCACGCGGTCGACGATTCCGGTGATCATGGTGAAGGCCCGCCAGGGCAGGCTGGTGCGATATGTCCGGGTGGTGTTTTCTTGATCGGCCATCGCGGGTTCCCCCGTATTCGTCGGTTGCGCGAATGGACGTGCGAAGATCGGCGCCTTGCCTGCCAGCGTGCGTCGCGAAATGCCCAGCGTGGCACCGGATCACGCGCCCTGTCCAGTACCCGGATGGCCCAAGTGCGCGGCGCCGCTGCGGGAATTTCACCAACACCGGCAGCCGGGCGATTGCGCATTTTCCCGGGTAGCCTGGAAAAGGCCGGAATCGAATCTCCGCGGAATTGTCCTCGCCGGAGGTGGAATTGATGTCCACGACCACCCTCCCCGCCCGCGCCGTGGTGCCCCGCGCGGCCCTGCCCGACGCGCTGGCGGTCGGCGCGCTGGTGCTGGCGCCGAACCTGGCGCAGGGGCTGTTCGCCCGCAGGCCCGCCGTGGTCCGGGCCGCGGCGGCCGCCGGGGTGGACGGCGCGGCGGTGCGGCACCTGTCGGCGATGGCGCGCCGGAACCCCCGGCCGGTGCGCGTCGGCGGGACGGTGCTTCTGCTCGACCCGCGCGACGCCGACCGGGTGCTCGAGGGGCCGGTCGACGTCTACGCCGGCGACCCGGACCCGAAACACCGGGGCATGGCGCACTTCCAGCCCGGCGCGGTGACGATCTCACGGGGCGAGGCGTGGCGGGAGCGGCGCCGGTTCACGGACGCGGTGCTCGCGTCGGTGCCCGCCCTCGCGCCGCGCGTGGCGCAGTGCGTCGCGGAGGAGATCACCCGGCTGCCCGCGGTGACCGGGTGGCGGCCGTGGAACCGGGCGTTCCAGCGGATCGCGCGCCGGGTCGTGCTGGGCGACGAGGCCGCCGGTGACGACGCGCTGTCGGTGACGCTGGAGCGGATGATGGCCGAGGCGAACCGGTTGCCGCGCCGGCCGTCCCGGCGTCTGCCCGCCTTCCGCGCAAGCGTCGAGGGCCACCTGGAACGAGCCGAGCCGGGCAGCCTGGCCGCGGCGATCGCGGACACGCCGGCCGGTCCGGACACCGAGCCGGGCGCGCAGGTGACGCACTGGCTGTTCGCGCTCGGCGACACCCTGGCGGCCAACGCGCTGCGGGCGCTCGCGGTGCTCGGCCAGCGCCCGGCGGACGCCGAACGCGCCCTGGCGGACGCGGACCACGCGGCGGCGTGCCTGCAGGAGACGATGCGGCTGTGGCCGACCACGCCGATGCTGTCCAGGGAGACCCGCGCCGAGGTGGTGTGGGACGACGGGACGGTCCTGCCCGCCGGGACGCGGATCCTGGTGGTGAACACGTTCTTCCACCGCGACCCGGCGCGCGTGCCGGACGCGGAC
The window above is part of the Amycolatopsis thermoflava N1165 genome. Proteins encoded here:
- a CDS encoding cytochrome P450; this translates as MSTTTLPARAVVPRAALPDALAVGALVLAPNLAQGLFARRPAVVRAAAAAGVDGAAVRHLSAMARRNPRPVRVGGTVLLLDPRDADRVLEGPVDVYAGDPDPKHRGMAHFQPGAVTISRGEAWRERRRFTDAVLASVPALAPRVAQCVAEEITRLPAVTGWRPWNRAFQRIARRVVLGDEAAGDDALSVTLERMMAEANRLPRRPSRRLPAFRASVEGHLERAEPGSLAAAIADTPAGPDTEPGAQVTHWLFALGDTLAANALRALAVLGQRPADAERALADADHAAACLQETMRLWPTTPMLSRETRAEVVWDDGTVLPAGTRILVVNTFFHRDPARVPDADAFVPGRWLDGPPPGVNHFSRGPQRCAGVDLALLTGREALRAALMRTLTIRTPRLPAQPPMPYALDYFRIEAVLA
- a CDS encoding Dyp-type peroxidase, translated to MTLDFSDTQGLLVRGYGGLRHATFLLFAVTDERAARAALRNLAGQVSTAAAKPAETAVNVALTAAGMRALGVPAAVADSFSAPFAEGMTTEHRSRLLGDSGDADPRRWAWGGPSTTPVHVLVLVYAATATALRRRAAQIKRESEGLSLTVALPTDALTPTEPFGFRDGLSQPKLSGLGEEAAPGDVELGEFVLGYPNAYGRLTERPLLPADADPRGLLPRTADGAADLGRNSSYLVFRQLRQDVDGFWAHLRERAGGEQPARRLAAKMVGRWPSGAPLVLAPERDEPALAEQDFAYHAEDPHGLSCPLGAHVRRANPRDSLDPDPGSAKSVAVNNRHRLLRRGRSYTIAGADGSGPDERGLHFLCLSANLARQYEFVQHTWINSPVFNGLHDDADPLVAPKNGRGALFTEQATPVRRRHSGLPSFVQVRGGAYFFLPGVAALRYLAA
- a CDS encoding alpha/beta fold hydrolase produces the protein MVEHLRVAANGLDFHVLADGPRDAPPVLLLHGFPEGAAGWRPTMAALDGLRVYAPDLRGYPCSDRPRRGYDVFTLTDDVRLLIEALGLDRPALVAHDWGGALGWIFAHRFGPVISRLVVVNCTHPRTLVRAALTFRELQPLRIPWVLPFQVPFAPEFLLTTRLGRAGLRLSFTLREGSRGRMDRALVDELVGRFRSAADLGPPIDYYRAILATLVFPLSRARLYATYDRPIPVPVTLVWGLEDEALPSAVARDSFRDAGCDVEWRPLEGIGHFVDLEAPSLLAAEIERAVLVKPA
- a CDS encoding peroxidase family protein, whose amino-acid sequence is MADQENTTRTYRTSLPWRAFTMITGIVDRVVGWDRLPVPLGLLDLIGLRTRLRQENLHDMSRLPAMGTPPVPPLTPDHLVSRSVDGSHNDLTEPAMGMAGSRFGRNIPLDKITPATEDSVLTPSPREISRKLLTRTTFVPATSVNSLVAAWLQFMIRDWFSHGTSPTENPWVVPLADDDTWPDKPMRIMRTPGDPTRPPGASMPQTRVNVLTHWWDGSQIYGVTGEEQGWLRSGEQGKLRVLDNGLLPIPDDPSRDPALVPGFWLGTEMLRTLFTLEHNAICDRLHAEYPSWPDEELFQRARLVTSALLAKIHTVEWTPAVISHPTTKAALRANWFGLAGERVHRLFGRISGSEVVSGIPGGATDHYGVPFALTEEFVAVYRMHPLVRDTWSLRSAGDDATILDCEFPDIAGANALKVLNSIAMTDLLYSFGTLPPGLVTLHNFPKHLQQFQRPDGHLQDLAATDILRSRELGVPRYNEFRRLLHLPPARDFRDLTADPEWAEEIRRAYDGDIEQVDLTVGMFAERRPEGFAFSDTAFRIFVLMASRRLNSDRFFTEYYTPQVYSEAGLAWIRDNSMATVLTRHYPGLRPVLATVDNAFAAWEVRT
- a CDS encoding VOC family protein, translating into MTEHASVRYLVDDVQAAVDFYTGHLGFTVNTSAAPAFADVLRGPLRLLLSGPASSGARATPSGMDGGGNRIHLVVPELDAEIERLRAEGVSFVGEPVTGPGGRQILLTDPAGNLVELFQPAAG
- a CDS encoding ArsR family transcriptional regulator: MVPDFVRLAAHPLRWQLLGLLAGGDLRVRELVALTGEPQNLVSYHLRLLREAGLVTAARSTFDGRDSYYHLDLRRCGDGLAAAGAALHPSLGQGVVPVRRGIAVLFVCTGNSVRSPMAEALLRHHTEGRVRAASAGVRPAERLHPSAVRVMRELGVAVSGRPRDVRTMTRRRFDHVITLCDKAREVCPELGARRAHWSIPEPEGYEGFRATAAEIDVRVRHLVPALTGGAV
- a CDS encoding MFS transporter translates to MGRGTRLLLAAVCGVAVAGVYAGQPVLVQMGQDLGVARDSAGWLVAAAQLGYLAGLVLLVPLGDMLDRRRLIAAHLGLVAAGLAVTATAPAAWLAFAGLVVAGAFAVVVQTAVAFAAAISPPGERGRNLGVVTSGVVAGILGARVVTGSLAELWGWRSSYLALAVLAAALCVFSLVALPADVRAGAEPYRRVLRSLGGLFTRPVFLGRGLIAFFLFASFGTLWSGLALPLAGEPWRLSEAQIGLFGIAGLAGALGAARSGRWADAGHGARVSGVALALLLGSWVAIGQLGWSLVLLIAGVVVLDFAVQAVHVGNQHVLTSAFPDRTSSAIGGYMVFYSLGSALGATATTALFDAAGWTTCALLGAAFALGALGAWAISERARVRPDVLVRATRR